Proteins co-encoded in one Treponema succinifaciens DSM 2489 genomic window:
- a CDS encoding glycoside hydrolase family 19 protein, with protein sequence MEYYNGFVFYLDENNPKWKEYYNNLGKKTFGVYSVAQYFTKKLKELADDKLDKVFNIESSYINQLSDNSLHLSEKAISNWKDIYSDLLQQGDVCVIAIPGYLWKGTPQTSYSFMTKVARKEVTLSDVLTIPEYAELVEKLFILRFGKKPQDCTTDTVEFFIPALQCAISEHFVMSDAKSSRQTANVNTLQAPEQPVIKEEKTCRCDKDLTVEDIKFLFNASSDVNLKSFINAFNEFYKSFNLTTCLRRAHFFAQVRKEIGNDLSIKRENMNYRADVLKSGDPFTYFLNHQDEAELYGRVDGKGGHKANQEAIANRVYANKYGNGNIESGDGWRYRGGGILQVTFKDQYEEINTTIKKVHPAFKTKITPENISNIREAVISAMAYWYNHNLNAKADAGNTESAVDTITSVINKKTDSYAERKQYFKKIKNKWIDKKCAVLHK encoded by the coding sequence ATGGAATATTACAACGGATTTGTGTTTTATCTAGATGAAAATAATCCTAAATGGAAAGAGTATTATAATAATTTAGGGAAAAAAACATTTGGAGTTTATTCAGTCGCACAATATTTTACAAAAAAACTGAAGGAATTAGCAGATGATAAATTAGATAAGGTTTTTAATATCGAATCAAGTTATATCAATCAATTATCTGATAATAGTTTACATTTATCAGAAAAGGCTATTTCGAATTGGAAAGATATATATAGTGATTTACTTCAGCAAGGTGACGTTTGTGTTATTGCTATTCCTGGATACTTGTGGAAAGGAACTCCTCAGACAAGTTATTCGTTTATGACCAAAGTTGCCAGGAAAGAAGTTACATTATCTGATGTTCTGACAATTCCAGAATATGCTGAATTAGTTGAAAAACTTTTTATTCTTCGTTTTGGTAAGAAGCCTCAAGATTGTACTACAGATACAGTTGAATTTTTTATACCTGCATTGCAATGTGCTATTTCAGAACACTTTGTCATGTCTGATGCCAAAAGTTCAAGACAAACAGCCAACGTGAATACGTTGCAAGCACCGGAACAACCTGTGATCAAAGAAGAAAAGACATGTAGATGTGATAAAGATTTAACTGTTGAAGATATTAAATTTTTGTTTAATGCATCAAGTGATGTAAATTTAAAGTCTTTCATAAATGCATTTAATGAATTTTATAAGTCATTTAATTTAACAACTTGTTTAAGAAGAGCACATTTTTTTGCACAAGTTAGAAAAGAAATAGGAAATGATTTATCTATAAAACGAGAAAATATGAATTATAGGGCTGATGTATTAAAATCTGGGGATCCATTTACGTATTTTCTTAATCATCAAGATGAAGCTGAGTTGTATGGAAGGGTTGATGGTAAAGGAGGTCATAAAGCAAACCAAGAAGCAATTGCAAATAGAGTTTATGCAAATAAATATGGAAATGGTAATATAGAAAGTGGGGATGGTTGGAGATATCGTGGAGGTGGTATTTTGCAGGTAACATTTAAGGATCAATATGAAGAAATTAATACTACTATAAAAAAAGTACATCCAGCTTTTAAAACTAAAATTACTCCAGAAAATATATCAAATATTAGAGAGGCTGTAATTTCTGCTATGGCTTATTGGTACAATCATAACTTAAACGCTAAAGCAGATGCAGGAAATACAGAAAGTGCAGTTGATACAATTACTTCTGTTATAAATAAGAAAACAGATTCATATGCGGAAAGAAAACAGTATTTTAAGAAAATAAAGAATAAATGGATTGATAAAAAATGTGCTGTTCTGCATAAATAA
- a CDS encoding transposase — MGRKRKDFSDKFKLEVAKEALKKRAKEAEVAAKYSIAPSTLSEWMEQFLEGKLETDEQKALREENERLRAKQDEMLASLGKKQLEVDLLKKKLHLD, encoded by the coding sequence ATGGGAAGAAAAAGAAAGGATTTTTCAGACAAGTTCAAACTCGAAGTCGCAAAAGAGGCTCTTAAAAAGAGAGCTAAAGAGGCGGAGGTCGCTGCAAAGTACAGCATTGCACCAAGCACACTGTCTGAATGGATGGAGCAGTTTCTGGAAGGAAAACTTGAGACAGACGAACAGAAAGCCCTCCGTGAAGAGAATGAAAGGCTACGGGCAAAGCAGGATGAAATGCTCGCCTCATTAGGAAAGAAACAGCTCGAGGTTGACTTGCTAAAAAAAAAGCTTCATCTGGACTAG